One Salmo trutta chromosome 24, fSalTru1.1, whole genome shotgun sequence genomic region harbors:
- the rubcnl gene encoding protein associated with UVRAG as autophagy enhancer isoform X1, with translation MDSQHIKKVVSRGTASPLRKSNYVSWYVDTVPTSPYLSPKHRHCTDTESSGEEKSTGQSSHDDDDDEGHFKSNEAPGSYSNREDTSLLTPGDDQYHLPRSSSVISRRRKSLTWHGDTGLSLSALTPTTLAPLGLSSDPPSTSDRYHLHLTEPPLAAERSTGSVKAESTPCHCPTISQSDKPRCVSISANLNRLLTSGLHLPFRGSQGPGLDQEEGPRLRSTSDAHPQLVPIKDKRSSDITHCSADIKTGCDLDKENAHFIVVDMVLEALEGVKWAVSLSQKSCEAMGNHTEASEDLGAQICNHPSKTHSLVSTDSGYEGCGANNRPITRGANMSFKSSLGFPIMCCSAEGLAQQLVCDFRKQWFPTQELKRGRQSIRTSLQELPGGVCMVSDARLSLSEEIRQRTRMRGTLNWAPPRFQIIFSVHPSQRRSEVVASQHFLCAGCGTEIEPRYIKKLRYCEYLSKYFCDCCHGGAESVIPGRVLTQWDFGRYPVSDFSKQLLDSVWHQPLFDLTCVGKTLYSRVRELGRFRDLQEQLLGIKRLLKACRLSEGVLKEFEQLPDHLTQEQHVFSMDDLLRVKRGQLVPLARAMLRVAIDHVESCQVCLARGFICEFCKQKDVLFPFQSETCTRCQVCKACFHKDCFRDEECPKCARIQCRKKLMDTFCL, from the exons ATGGACTCACAGCATATCAAAAAG gTGGTCAGTCGAGGCACTGCCTCTCCTCTACGGAAGTCAAACTATGTGAGCTGGTATGTGGACACTGTCCCCACATCCCCCTATCTAAGTCCAAAACACAGACACTGCACTGACACAGAAAGCAGCGGGGAAGAAAAGAGCACAGGGCAGTCCtctcatgatgatgatgatgatgaaggacaCTTTAAGAGTAATGAAGCACCAGGGAGTTACTCAAACAGAGAGGACACCTCTCTGCTGACCCCAGGTGATGACCAATATCACCTGCCCAGAAGTAGCTCCGTTATCTCCCGCAGGAGGAAGTCCTTAACATGGCATGGAGATACAGGGCTGTCTCTGTCTGCATTGACCCCTACTACTTTGGCCCCTCTGGGTCTTAGTAGTGACCCCCCATCAACATCTGACCGATATCATCTTCATCTTACTGAGCCCCCACTGGCAGCAGAGAGGTCAACTGGTAGTGTAAAGGCAGAGTCTACCCCCTGTCACTGTCCTACTATATCTCAGTCAGATAAGCCACGCTGTGTCTCCATCTCTGCCAACCTGAACCGCTTGCTTACCAGCGGGCTCCATCTGCCCTTCAGGGGCTCCCAGGGGCCAGGGCTGGACCAGGAGGAGGGTCCCCGACTACGCTCCACCTCTGATGCCCATCCACAATTAG TGCCTATTAAGGATAAAAGATCAAGCGATATTACACACTGCTCTGCAGACATTAAGACTGGCTGTGACCTGGACAAG GAGAATGCTCATTTCATAGTGGTGGACATGGTGCTGGAGGCCTTGGAGGGGGTGAAGTGGGCTGTGAGTCTGAGTCAGAAGAGCTGTGAGGCTATGGGGAACCATACAGAGGCCTCGGAGGACTTAGGGGCCCAAATCTGCAACCACCCCTCAAAGACACACTCTCTTGTTTCCACTGACAGTGGATATGAAG GTTGTGGCGCAAACAATAGACCAATAACCAGAGGCGCTAATATGTCCTTTAAAAG TTCCCTGGGTTTTCCCATAATGTGCTGCTCTGCTGAGGGCCTAGCCCAGCAGCTGGTGTGTGACTTCAGGAAGCAGTGGTTTCCCACACAGGAGCTGAAACGCGGCCGTCAGAGCATCAGAACCTCGCTGCAGGAA CTTCCTGGAGGGGTTTGTATGGTGAGTGATGCCCGTCTTAGTCTGAGTGAGGAAATCAGACAGAGAACCAGGATGAGGGGAACTCTGAACTGGGCCCCGCCCCGGTTCCAGATCATCTTCAGCGTCCACCCCAGCCAGAG GCGCAGTGAGGTTGTTGCCTCCCAGCACTTCCTCTGTGCAGGCTGTGGAACTGAAATAGAACCCA GATACATCAAGAAGCTGCGCTACTGTGAATACCTGAGCAAGTACTTCTGTGACTGTTGCCATGGCGGTGCTGAGTCTGTGATACCAGGCCGGGTGCTGACCCAGTGGGACTTTGGAAGGTACCCAGTCAGTGATTTTTCCAAGCAGCTGCTAGACTCTGTGTGGCACCAGCCTCTCTTCGACCTGACCTGTGTTGGCAAGACCCTTTACAGCAGGGTGCGAGAACTGGGCAGGTTCAGG GACCTGCAGGAGCAGCTACTAGGCATTAAGAGACTGCTGAAAGCATGCAGATTATCTGAGGG GGTCCTGAAGGAGTTTGAGCAGCTTCCTGATCACCTGACACAAGAGCAACACGTGTTCTCCATGGATGACCTCCTGAGGGTTAAACGGGGTCAGCTGGTGCCGCTGGCCAGGGCCATGCTCCGGGTGGCCATCGACCATGTGGAGAGCTGTCAG GTCTGCCTGGCTAGAGGCTTCATCTGTGAGTTCTGCAAGCAGAAGGATGTGTTATTTCCCTTCCAGAGCGAGACCTGCACACGCTGTCAAG TGTGCAAGGCCTGTTTCCACAAAGACTGCTTCAGAGATGAGGAGTGCCCTAAATGTGCACGGATCCAATGTCGAAAAAAGCTGATGGACACGTTCTGCCTCTAG
- the rubcnl gene encoding protein associated with UVRAG as autophagy enhancer isoform X2, with product MDSQHIKKVVSRGTASPLRKSNYVSWYVDTVPTSPYLSPKHRHCTDTESSGEEKSTGQSSHDDDDDEGHFKSNEAPGSYSNREDTSLLTPGDDQYHLPRSSSVISRRRKSLTWHGDTGLSLSALTPTTLAPLGLSSDPPSTSDRYHLHLTEPPLAAERSTGSVKAESTPCHCPTISQSDKPRCVSISANLNRLLTSGLHLPFRGSQGPGLDQEEGPRLRSTSDAHPQLVPIKDKRSSDITHCSADIKTGCDLDKENAHFIVVDMVLEALEGVKWAVSLSQKSCEAMGNHTEASEDLGAQICNHPSKTHSLVSTDSGYEGCGANNRPITRGANMSFKSSLGFPIMCCSAEGLAQQLVCDFRKQWFPTQELKRGRQSIRTSLQELPGGVCMVSDARLSLSEEIRQRTRMRGTLNWAPPRFQIIFSVHPSQRRSEVVASQHFLCAGCGTEIEPRYIKKLRYCEYLSKYFCDCCHGGAESVIPGRVLTQWDFGRYPVSDFSKQLLDSVWHQPLFDLTCVGKTLYSRVRELGRFRQCLGCSCLYEEETQNRDLGVTGRMWIRPAGAATRH from the exons ATGGACTCACAGCATATCAAAAAG gTGGTCAGTCGAGGCACTGCCTCTCCTCTACGGAAGTCAAACTATGTGAGCTGGTATGTGGACACTGTCCCCACATCCCCCTATCTAAGTCCAAAACACAGACACTGCACTGACACAGAAAGCAGCGGGGAAGAAAAGAGCACAGGGCAGTCCtctcatgatgatgatgatgatgaaggacaCTTTAAGAGTAATGAAGCACCAGGGAGTTACTCAAACAGAGAGGACACCTCTCTGCTGACCCCAGGTGATGACCAATATCACCTGCCCAGAAGTAGCTCCGTTATCTCCCGCAGGAGGAAGTCCTTAACATGGCATGGAGATACAGGGCTGTCTCTGTCTGCATTGACCCCTACTACTTTGGCCCCTCTGGGTCTTAGTAGTGACCCCCCATCAACATCTGACCGATATCATCTTCATCTTACTGAGCCCCCACTGGCAGCAGAGAGGTCAACTGGTAGTGTAAAGGCAGAGTCTACCCCCTGTCACTGTCCTACTATATCTCAGTCAGATAAGCCACGCTGTGTCTCCATCTCTGCCAACCTGAACCGCTTGCTTACCAGCGGGCTCCATCTGCCCTTCAGGGGCTCCCAGGGGCCAGGGCTGGACCAGGAGGAGGGTCCCCGACTACGCTCCACCTCTGATGCCCATCCACAATTAG TGCCTATTAAGGATAAAAGATCAAGCGATATTACACACTGCTCTGCAGACATTAAGACTGGCTGTGACCTGGACAAG GAGAATGCTCATTTCATAGTGGTGGACATGGTGCTGGAGGCCTTGGAGGGGGTGAAGTGGGCTGTGAGTCTGAGTCAGAAGAGCTGTGAGGCTATGGGGAACCATACAGAGGCCTCGGAGGACTTAGGGGCCCAAATCTGCAACCACCCCTCAAAGACACACTCTCTTGTTTCCACTGACAGTGGATATGAAG GTTGTGGCGCAAACAATAGACCAATAACCAGAGGCGCTAATATGTCCTTTAAAAG TTCCCTGGGTTTTCCCATAATGTGCTGCTCTGCTGAGGGCCTAGCCCAGCAGCTGGTGTGTGACTTCAGGAAGCAGTGGTTTCCCACACAGGAGCTGAAACGCGGCCGTCAGAGCATCAGAACCTCGCTGCAGGAA CTTCCTGGAGGGGTTTGTATGGTGAGTGATGCCCGTCTTAGTCTGAGTGAGGAAATCAGACAGAGAACCAGGATGAGGGGAACTCTGAACTGGGCCCCGCCCCGGTTCCAGATCATCTTCAGCGTCCACCCCAGCCAGAG GCGCAGTGAGGTTGTTGCCTCCCAGCACTTCCTCTGTGCAGGCTGTGGAACTGAAATAGAACCCA GATACATCAAGAAGCTGCGCTACTGTGAATACCTGAGCAAGTACTTCTGTGACTGTTGCCATGGCGGTGCTGAGTCTGTGATACCAGGCCGGGTGCTGACCCAGTGGGACTTTGGAAGGTACCCAGTCAGTGATTTTTCCAAGCAGCTGCTAGACTCTGTGTGGCACCAGCCTCTCTTCGACCTGACCTGTGTTGGCAAGACCCTTTACAGCAGGGTGCGAGAACTGGGCAGGTTCAGG CAGTGTCTGGGGTGCTCATGTCTGTACGAAGAGGAAACTCAGAATAGGGATCTCGGAGTCACTGGGAGAATGTGGATTA GACCTGCAGGAGCAGCTACTAGGCATTAA
- the dhrs12 gene encoding dehydrogenase/reductase SDR family member 12: MSFYRNAVWFVKGLQEYTKSGYEAAAKQFNTGDLDVNLSGRSFVITGANSGIGKATAHEIAKRGGIVHLVCRNKERAQEAKEEIVEHSKNQNVHVHIVDMSSARQVWEFAESFSKSNSIHVLINNAGCMVNQKELTEEGVEKNFATNTLGTFILTTALIPALKQAQDPRVITVSSGGMLVQKMKVDDLQSEKGMFDGTMAYAQNKRQQVILTERWASQHKEIHFSSMHPGWADTPAVQLSMPDFHAKMKNKLRTESMGADTVVWLAVSAVASKQPSGLFFQDRMAVPTHLPLASSRSSPADEEKLQAILEQLAHKFKP, encoded by the exons ATGTCGTTTTACAGAAACGCCGTTTGGTTCGTAAAAGGACTTCAAGAATACACAAA AAGCGGATATGAAGCAGCAGCTAAGCAGTTTAATACTGGGGACCTGGACGTGAACCTGAGTGGCAGGTCTTTTGTAATCACTGGGGCCAACAGCGGCATTGGAAAAGCTACAGCCCATGAAATAGCCAAAAGAG GAGGGATTGTCCACCTGGTGTGTCGTAACAAGGAACGGGCACAGGAGGCGAAAGAGGAGATAGTGGAACATAGTAAAAACCAG AATGTCCATGTTCACATCGTTGACATGTCCAGTGCAAGACAAGTGTGGGAGTTTGCAGAGAGCTTCTCAAAAAGCAACAGCATTCATGTACTG ATCAACAATGCAGGGTGTATGGTAAACCAGAAAGAGCTGACAGAGGAAGGTGTAGAGAAGAACTTTGCTACTAACACTCTCG GTACCTTCATCCTAACCACAGCGTTGATACCAGCCCTGAAACAGGCACAGGACCCACGAGTG atCACAGTGTCTTCAGGGGGCATGCTGGTCCAGAAGATGAAAGTAGACGACCTGCAGTCTGAAAAGGGGATGTTCGACGGCACTATGGCCTACGCTCAGAATAAA AGACAACAGGTGATACTGACCGAGAGATGGGCGTCCCAGCATAAAGAGATCCACTTTTCATCAATGCACCCTGGCTGGGCTGATACTCCAG CTGTCCAGTTGTCCATGCCTGACTTCCATGCTAAGATGAAGAACAAGCTGCGTACGGAGTCCATGGGGGCCGACACGGTGGTGTGGCTGGCTGTCTCAGCAGTGGCCTCCAAGCAGCCAAGTGGACTCTTCTTCCAGG ACCGAATGGCGGTGCCCACACACCTTCCGCTGGCTTCATCCAGGTCCTCTCCGGCCGATGAGGAGAAACTGCAGGCAATACTGGAGCAGCTCGCACACAAGTTCAAACCTTGA